A stretch of the Myxococcus guangdongensis genome encodes the following:
- a CDS encoding queuosine precursor transporter, with amino-acid sequence MQLDRRMQLFVVLAAVFVTALVVGDLIAVKLFEVHLGSVVAVMSIGIVPFPVTFLLTDILNEFYGKKTARFVTWVGFFMAIFAFAVIAIAVQVPIAPLTRAPDYRGTVEGAFNNVFDSSQRILVASMAAYLVAQFSDIALFNLLKRVSRNRLLWLRATGSTLVSQLIDTVVMQFVAWTGVLPTKVIVGIVLSSYVVKVLVAVGLTPFIYLGHSLVERKLGIKPVMLGADGEPVPESGADLGVPAASRAA; translated from the coding sequence ATGCAGCTCGACAGACGGATGCAGCTCTTCGTGGTGCTGGCGGCGGTGTTCGTCACGGCGCTGGTGGTGGGAGACCTCATCGCCGTGAAGCTGTTCGAGGTGCACCTGGGCAGCGTGGTGGCGGTGATGTCCATCGGCATCGTGCCCTTCCCGGTGACGTTCCTGCTGACGGACATCCTCAACGAGTTCTACGGCAAGAAGACCGCGCGCTTCGTCACCTGGGTGGGCTTCTTCATGGCCATCTTCGCCTTCGCGGTGATTGCCATCGCGGTGCAGGTGCCCATCGCGCCGCTGACGCGCGCGCCGGACTACAGGGGCACGGTGGAGGGCGCGTTCAACAACGTCTTCGACAGCTCGCAGCGCATCCTCGTCGCGTCGATGGCGGCCTATCTGGTGGCCCAGTTCAGCGACATCGCCCTGTTCAACCTGCTCAAGCGCGTCAGCCGGAATCGACTCCTGTGGCTGCGCGCCACGGGCTCCACGCTGGTGTCGCAGCTCATCGACACCGTGGTGATGCAGTTCGTCGCGTGGACGGGCGTGCTGCCCACGAAGGTCATCGTGGGCATCGTCCTCTCGTCCTACGTCGTGAAGGTGCTCGTGGCGGTGGGTCTGACGCCGTTCATCTACCTGGGCCACTCGCTGGTGGAGCGCAAGCTGGGCATCAAGCCCGTGATGCTGGGCGCGGACGGTGAGCCGGTGCCCGAGTCTGGCGCGGACCTCGGTGTCCCCGCCGCGTCGCGCGCCGCCTGA
- a CDS encoding alpha/beta fold hydrolase — MSTAFTNMTSGVQVREGSVRLKDGRRLAYVESGDLDGVPVFFIHGNPGSRYMRHPDDRITHGLGVRLITPDRPGYGLSDYQPGRTLLDFPSDLEQLANALGIGRFSLFGVSAGGPYAAVSTWHLDDRILRAAIVSGASPLKRPGGMEGVNRDYRNAYAMAAWPEWVLHPLLAMHDRQVRANPDRALAAVMAHASPDDRRVLSDPLIAAQVQGWRREATRRGVAGIRREAHILASPWDFPLEEIRRDVDLWYWDGDSIVPPQMGRYLASRIPTAVSHFLPGGGHFSLYSHWRDILTPLARAGG; from the coding sequence ATGAGCACCGCGTTCACGAACATGACCTCCGGCGTGCAAGTGCGCGAGGGCTCTGTCCGGCTGAAGGACGGGCGACGGCTCGCCTACGTGGAGTCGGGAGACCTGGACGGTGTCCCCGTCTTCTTCATCCATGGAAACCCGGGCTCGCGCTACATGCGCCACCCGGATGACCGCATCACCCACGGGCTCGGCGTGCGCCTCATCACGCCGGACCGCCCCGGCTACGGCCTGTCCGACTATCAACCGGGCCGCACGCTGCTCGACTTCCCGAGCGACCTGGAGCAGCTCGCCAACGCGCTGGGCATCGGGCGCTTCTCCCTCTTCGGCGTGTCCGCGGGCGGCCCCTACGCCGCGGTCTCCACGTGGCATCTGGACGACCGCATCCTCCGCGCGGCCATCGTCTCCGGCGCCTCGCCGCTCAAGCGGCCCGGTGGCATGGAGGGCGTCAATCGCGACTACCGCAACGCCTACGCCATGGCGGCCTGGCCCGAGTGGGTGCTCCACCCCCTGCTCGCGATGCATGACCGACAGGTGCGAGCCAACCCTGACCGAGCTCTCGCCGCGGTGATGGCGCATGCCTCCCCGGACGACCGTCGCGTGCTGTCCGACCCGCTCATCGCCGCGCAGGTGCAGGGCTGGCGTCGCGAGGCCACGCGCAGGGGTGTCGCGGGCATCCGCCGAGAGGCCCACATCCTCGCGTCGCCGTGGGACTTCCCGCTCGAGGAGATTCGCCGCGACGTGGACCTCTGGTACTGGGACGGAGACAGCATCGTCCCGCCGCAGATGGGGCGCTATCTCGCCTCGCGCATCCCCACCGCCGTGTCCCACTTCCTCCCCGGTGGAGGCCACTTCTCCCTCTATTCGCACTGGCGGGACATCCTCACGCCGCTCGCGCGTGCGGGCGGCTGA
- a CDS encoding dihydroneopterin aldolase has protein sequence MSPELAFHPPVVRDSQGHSLDVIELRGLTVDCIVGVYNRERVLAQPLRLDVALFLDTRNAATGGRLAHTVNYGRLAGELRFLLEACRFELLESAVEAVSRYLLVPPTEDVPRAQVQAATVRVIKPLALGGLALPSLQVHRTAAQMSYASEERSFGRLDVIHEGAGYGVHRLRVKPGGSLPASADATVEASDLVLGPGLLMQGQPVARGMAFHDAQAVARRYDNPSAQEQTVLRVYRPRVMTSEAPWAVAHAALGGTSYYPLDEPAAPGLAADTLP, from the coding sequence GTGAGCCCTGAGCTGGCCTTCCATCCTCCCGTGGTGCGCGACAGCCAGGGGCACTCGCTGGATGTCATCGAGCTGCGAGGCCTCACGGTGGACTGCATCGTGGGCGTGTACAACCGCGAGCGCGTGCTGGCGCAGCCGCTGCGGTTGGACGTGGCCCTGTTCCTGGACACGCGCAACGCCGCCACGGGCGGACGGCTCGCGCACACCGTCAACTACGGGCGACTGGCGGGCGAGCTGCGCTTCCTGTTGGAGGCGTGTCGCTTCGAGCTGCTGGAGTCGGCCGTCGAGGCGGTGAGCCGCTACCTGCTCGTGCCGCCCACCGAGGACGTGCCGCGGGCGCAGGTGCAGGCGGCCACGGTGCGCGTCATCAAGCCCCTGGCGCTCGGTGGGCTCGCGCTGCCGTCGCTCCAGGTGCACCGCACGGCGGCGCAGATGAGCTACGCCTCCGAGGAGCGCTCCTTCGGCCGCCTGGACGTCATCCACGAGGGTGCGGGCTACGGCGTGCACCGGCTTCGCGTGAAGCCCGGTGGCAGCCTGCCGGCGAGCGCGGATGCGACGGTGGAGGCGAGTGACCTGGTGCTGGGGCCGGGGCTCCTGATGCAGGGCCAGCCCGTGGCGCGGGGGATGGCGTTCCATGATGCCCAGGCCGTGGCGCGCCGTTACGACAACCCCTCGGCGCAGGAGCAGACGGTGTTGCGGGTGTATCGGCCCCGCGTCATGACGTCCGAGGCGCCTTGGGCCGTGGCGCACGCGGCGCTCGGCGGGACTTCCTATTACCCTCTCGACGAGCCCGCGGCGCCGGGCCTGGCCGCCGACACGCTGCCCTGA
- a CDS encoding outer membrane protein assembly factor BamB family protein → MNMGRWRASAAGLMLSVWTLLGCGGSDAPIEPPPREEEPPPQPPEPPKLEPGDARWTVHSRLPGQQEVVALASDGLGGLVLLGTSRATGTSGPTSVEANGTSLVLSHHDGAGQVRWTRTFAPEPSTEGGPAIAHAQLLGIASTAELFIAGKVEGRLRLGETLIADSHFVAKLAADGTPQWARSTGTLKALTPDIEGEVVVAHGRLVTRYDARGTARWSQELPAMSSASAVALDPDGGAVLVGQRPLAPFESIGFIARLSPVGEVYWELEVGPDAPNFTHVAFAADGGLRFTGDFAGTLHWGGSVLSPTCDAQGCPRAAFILAADAAGRPLWGHALTSTASGEASGARLTSDVNGGTAVLFRHGCGSELVRLGARGTLSWRAPYVTEPCAPGLQLRDMTFLPGGDLASAGTFSGTRAFGGQEPFTADDTDTFLQRLVP, encoded by the coding sequence ATGAACATGGGACGGTGGCGGGCAAGCGCGGCGGGGCTGATGCTGAGCGTGTGGACGCTGCTCGGCTGTGGTGGGAGCGACGCCCCCATCGAGCCTCCACCGCGCGAGGAGGAGCCACCTCCGCAGCCTCCCGAGCCTCCGAAGCTCGAGCCCGGTGACGCGCGGTGGACCGTCCACTCGCGGCTCCCCGGACAGCAGGAGGTCGTGGCCCTGGCCTCGGATGGGCTCGGCGGCCTGGTGCTCCTCGGCACGTCGCGAGCCACGGGCACCTCCGGTCCCACGTCGGTGGAGGCGAACGGCACGTCGCTCGTGCTGTCGCATCACGATGGCGCGGGACAGGTGCGCTGGACGCGGACCTTCGCTCCCGAGCCCTCCACCGAGGGAGGCCCGGCCATCGCGCACGCGCAGCTGTTGGGCATCGCCTCCACGGCGGAGCTCTTCATCGCCGGCAAGGTGGAGGGACGGCTCCGCCTGGGCGAGACGCTCATCGCCGACAGCCACTTCGTGGCGAAGCTGGCCGCGGACGGTACGCCGCAGTGGGCCCGCTCGACGGGCACGCTCAAGGCGCTGACGCCGGACATCGAGGGTGAAGTGGTGGTGGCGCACGGCAGGCTGGTGACGCGCTACGACGCGCGAGGCACCGCCCGGTGGTCCCAGGAGCTCCCCGCGATGTCCTCTGCGTCCGCCGTGGCGCTGGACCCGGATGGCGGCGCGGTGCTCGTGGGCCAGCGGCCCCTGGCCCCCTTCGAGAGCATCGGCTTCATCGCCCGGCTGTCTCCCGTCGGCGAGGTGTACTGGGAGCTGGAGGTGGGCCCCGACGCGCCGAACTTCACGCATGTCGCCTTCGCCGCGGATGGGGGGCTGCGCTTCACGGGCGACTTCGCGGGCACCCTGCACTGGGGTGGCTCCGTGCTCTCGCCCACCTGTGATGCACAGGGCTGTCCGCGCGCCGCGTTCATCCTCGCGGCGGACGCGGCCGGACGCCCCCTGTGGGGACACGCGCTGACGAGCACGGCGTCGGGAGAGGCCAGCGGCGCGAGGCTCACGTCGGATGTGAATGGCGGCACCGCGGTGCTCTTCCGTCATGGCTGCGGTTCGGAGCTGGTGCGACTGGGCGCCCGGGGCACGCTGTCGTGGCGAGCCCCCTATGTCACCGAGCCCTGCGCGCCGGGACTCCAGCTGCGGGACATGACCTTCCTGCCAGGAGGCGACCTCGCGAGCGCGGGTACGTTCTCCGGCACCCGGGCCTTCGGCGGACAGGAGCCCTTCACCGCCGACGACACCGACACCTTCCTCCAGCGCCTGGTGCCGTGA
- a CDS encoding SDR family NAD(P)-dependent oxidoreductase, with product MGTAFITGAGIRIGQAVARALAHAGYDVALHANRSLEALSSLADELRALGRRVTVHAADLSRPEAVDALGASVREAWPALDVVVHNAGLYERVPFEDISREQYRTMLGVNLDAPFFLTQSLLPSLLAGKDPVVVHICDIAGERPESHFAHYSVSKAGLVMLTRALAVELAPRVRVNAVSPGVAAFPESFDAAAREQILRRIPMGREGSVEDVARAVVFLAKDAPYITGQVIAVDGGRSVKL from the coding sequence ATGGGGACGGCCTTCATCACCGGAGCAGGAATCCGCATCGGTCAGGCGGTGGCGAGGGCGCTGGCCCACGCCGGATATGACGTCGCGCTGCACGCGAACCGCTCGCTGGAGGCGCTGAGCTCGCTGGCGGACGAGCTGCGCGCCCTGGGGCGCCGGGTCACCGTGCACGCCGCCGACCTCAGCCGCCCCGAGGCGGTGGATGCCCTGGGCGCGAGCGTGCGCGAGGCCTGGCCCGCGCTGGATGTCGTCGTCCACAACGCGGGCCTCTACGAGCGTGTGCCCTTCGAGGACATCTCGCGCGAGCAGTACCGCACCATGCTCGGCGTCAACCTGGACGCGCCCTTCTTCCTCACGCAGTCGCTGTTGCCCTCGCTGCTCGCGGGGAAGGACCCGGTGGTGGTCCACATCTGCGACATCGCGGGCGAGCGACCGGAGAGCCACTTCGCGCACTACTCGGTGAGCAAGGCGGGCCTTGTGATGTTGACGCGCGCGCTGGCGGTGGAGCTGGCCCCGCGCGTGCGGGTCAACGCGGTGTCACCCGGCGTGGCCGCCTTCCCGGAGAGCTTCGACGCCGCCGCGCGAGAGCAGATTCTTCGCCGCATCCCCATGGGGCGCGAGGGCAGCGTGGAGGACGTGGCGCGCGCCGTCGTCTTCCTCGCGAAGGACGCCCCCTACATCACCGGGCAGGTCATCGCCGTCGACGGTGGCAGGAGCGTGAAACTGTGA